Proteins from a genomic interval of Gossypium hirsutum isolate 1008001.06 chromosome A09, Gossypium_hirsutum_v2.1, whole genome shotgun sequence:
- the LOC107888928 gene encoding probable histone-arginine methyltransferase 1.3 isoform X2, which translates to MGDSTGHKHKHLEFTLAAVSELSSSSSVSSSSTPVIARFSADDGVAALRFHQGSEFIDGFNVDLGTSQLFKLGPLQSLCVSESADTNKEKSYSRGVSIRFRNEEESRDFHSAFEQWQMESKGTHLPNGDISVSKSKFDNKIEPSSAKMYFHYYGQLLHQQNMLQDYVRTGTYYAAVIENRVDFTGCVVVDVGAGSGILSLFAAQAGAKHVYAVEASEMADYARKLITGNPTLGQRITVIKGKVEEAELPEKADILISEPMGTLLVNERMLESYIIARDRFLVPNGKMFPSTGRIHMAPFSDEYLFVEIANKALFWQQQNYYGVDLTPLYGSAFQGYFSQPVVDAFDPRLLVCPPMCHVLNFNEIKEEDLYEIDIPLKFTASVGTRVHGLACWFDVLFNGSTVQRWLTTAPGAPTTHWYQIRCVLSQPIYVMAGQEITGQLHMIAHNAQSYTIYLTLSAKMWGPGAEQGGIIQTSSCKLDLKEPYYRMSQPQPYTMAQDQQPHQLLQAEDIPPIHTEDLDLEELELLQQPSEPLGAQ; encoded by the exons ATGGGGGATTCAACTGGGCATAAACACAAACACTTGGAGTTCACATTGGCGGCTGTTTCTGAACTGTCTTCCTCTTCATcggtttcttcttcttcaacacCGGTGATTGCTCGATTCAGTGCTGATGATGGAGTTGCCGCGCTTCGGTTTCATCAAGGTTCGGAATTTATTGACGGGTTCAATGTCGATCTTGGAACCTCTCAG CTCTTCAAGTTGGGACCTCTTCAATCACTTTGTGTCTCAGAGAGTGCTGATACCAATAAAGAG AAATCATATTCTCGGGGAGTCTCCATCCGGTTTAGAAATGAGGAGGAGAGCAGGGACTTCCATTCTGCATTCGAACAATGGCAGATGGAAAGCAAAG GAACACATTTGCCTAATGGAGACATTTCTGTTTCTAAGAGCAAGTTCGATAATAAAATTGAGCCATCTTCTGCTAAAATGTACTTCCATTATTATGGACAATTGCTACATCAACAGAATATGTTACAAGATTATGTGAGAACAG GAACCTATTATGCTGCTGTAATTGAGAACCGAGTGGATTTTACAGGTTGTGTGGTGGTTGATGTTGGTGCAGGCAGTGGTATTTTGTCATTATTTGCTGCTCAG GCTGGTGCAAAGCATGTTTATGCTGTTGAAGCTTCTGAAATGGCAGATTATGCTCGTAAACTTATCACTGGGAACCCGACATTAGGTCAACGAATTACT GTAATTAAAGGCAAAGTTGAGGAAGCTGAGTTGCCGGAGAAAGCGGATATTCTCATCTCTGAACCAATGG GCACCTTATTAGTTAATGAGAGAATGTTGGAATCCTATATAATTGCAAGAGATCGGTTCCTTGTACCTAATGGGAAAATGTTTCCTTCGACTGGAAG GATACATATGGCTCCTTTCAGTGATGAATATTTATTTGTTGAAATTGCAAATAAG GCTCTTTTCTGGCAGCAGCAAAATTATTATGGTGTGGATCTGACACCGTTATATGGGTCTGCATTCCAGGGATATTTTTCTCAG CCTGTGGTGGACGCTTTCGATCCGAGATTATTGGTGTGTCCTCCCATGTGCCATGTTCTCAACTTCAATGAAATAAAG GAAGAGGACTTGTATGAAATAGATATCCCGTTGAAATTCACAGCATCTGTCGGGACTAGAGTCCACGGGTTGGCCTGTTGGTTCGATGTTCTGTTCAATGGAAG TACCGTGCAAAGATGGCTTACGACCGCCCCCGGTGCACCTACAACACACTGGTACCAGATACGATGTGTCCTCTCACAGCCGATTTACGTTATGGCCGGGCAAGAAATAACAGGCCAACTTCATATGATTGCCCATAATGCTCAAAGTTATACCATATACCTAACATTGTCAG CTAAAATGTGGGGTCCCGGGGCAGAACAAGGAGGAATTATTCAGACATCATCTTGCAAACTCGATCTCAAGGAGCCATATTACCGTATGTCACAGCCGCAACCCTACACAATGGCACAAGACCAGCAACCACATCAGTTACTACAGGCTGAG GATATACCGCCAATCCACACCGAGGATCTGGATTTAGAGGAACTTGAGTTGCTGCAGCAGCCATCGGAACCTTTAGGAGCTCAGTAG
- the LOC107888928 gene encoding probable histone-arginine methyltransferase 1.3 isoform X1: MGDSTGHKHKHLEFTLAAVSELSSSSSVSSSSTPVIARFSADDGVAALRFHQGSEFIDGFNVDLGTSQLFKLGPLQSLCVSESADTNKEKSYSRGVSIRFRNEEESRDFHSAFEQWQMESKGTHLPNGDISVSKSKFDNKIEPSSAKMYFHYYGQLLHQQNMLQDYVRTGTYYAAVIENRVDFTGCVVVDVGAGSGILSLFAAQAGAKHVYAVEASEMADYARKLITGNPTLGQRITVIKGKVEEAELPEKADILISEPMGTLLVNERMLESYIIARDRFLVPNGKMFPSTGRIHMAPFSDEYLFVEIANKALFWQQQNYYGVDLTPLYGSAFQGYFSQPVVDAFDPRLLVCPPMCHVLNFNEIKEEDLYEIDIPLKFTASVGTRVHGLACWFDVLFNGSCFIDSTVQRWLTTAPGAPTTHWYQIRCVLSQPIYVMAGQEITGQLHMIAHNAQSYTIYLTLSAKMWGPGAEQGGIIQTSSCKLDLKEPYYRMSQPQPYTMAQDQQPHQLLQAEDIPPIHTEDLDLEELELLQQPSEPLGAQ; this comes from the exons ATGGGGGATTCAACTGGGCATAAACACAAACACTTGGAGTTCACATTGGCGGCTGTTTCTGAACTGTCTTCCTCTTCATcggtttcttcttcttcaacacCGGTGATTGCTCGATTCAGTGCTGATGATGGAGTTGCCGCGCTTCGGTTTCATCAAGGTTCGGAATTTATTGACGGGTTCAATGTCGATCTTGGAACCTCTCAG CTCTTCAAGTTGGGACCTCTTCAATCACTTTGTGTCTCAGAGAGTGCTGATACCAATAAAGAG AAATCATATTCTCGGGGAGTCTCCATCCGGTTTAGAAATGAGGAGGAGAGCAGGGACTTCCATTCTGCATTCGAACAATGGCAGATGGAAAGCAAAG GAACACATTTGCCTAATGGAGACATTTCTGTTTCTAAGAGCAAGTTCGATAATAAAATTGAGCCATCTTCTGCTAAAATGTACTTCCATTATTATGGACAATTGCTACATCAACAGAATATGTTACAAGATTATGTGAGAACAG GAACCTATTATGCTGCTGTAATTGAGAACCGAGTGGATTTTACAGGTTGTGTGGTGGTTGATGTTGGTGCAGGCAGTGGTATTTTGTCATTATTTGCTGCTCAG GCTGGTGCAAAGCATGTTTATGCTGTTGAAGCTTCTGAAATGGCAGATTATGCTCGTAAACTTATCACTGGGAACCCGACATTAGGTCAACGAATTACT GTAATTAAAGGCAAAGTTGAGGAAGCTGAGTTGCCGGAGAAAGCGGATATTCTCATCTCTGAACCAATGG GCACCTTATTAGTTAATGAGAGAATGTTGGAATCCTATATAATTGCAAGAGATCGGTTCCTTGTACCTAATGGGAAAATGTTTCCTTCGACTGGAAG GATACATATGGCTCCTTTCAGTGATGAATATTTATTTGTTGAAATTGCAAATAAG GCTCTTTTCTGGCAGCAGCAAAATTATTATGGTGTGGATCTGACACCGTTATATGGGTCTGCATTCCAGGGATATTTTTCTCAG CCTGTGGTGGACGCTTTCGATCCGAGATTATTGGTGTGTCCTCCCATGTGCCATGTTCTCAACTTCAATGAAATAAAG GAAGAGGACTTGTATGAAATAGATATCCCGTTGAAATTCACAGCATCTGTCGGGACTAGAGTCCACGGGTTGGCCTGTTGGTTCGATGTTCTGTTCAATGGAAG CTGCTTTATTGACAGTACCGTGCAAAGATGGCTTACGACCGCCCCCGGTGCACCTACAACACACTGGTACCAGATACGATGTGTCCTCTCACAGCCGATTTACGTTATGGCCGGGCAAGAAATAACAGGCCAACTTCATATGATTGCCCATAATGCTCAAAGTTATACCATATACCTAACATTGTCAG CTAAAATGTGGGGTCCCGGGGCAGAACAAGGAGGAATTATTCAGACATCATCTTGCAAACTCGATCTCAAGGAGCCATATTACCGTATGTCACAGCCGCAACCCTACACAATGGCACAAGACCAGCAACCACATCAGTTACTACAGGCTGAG GATATACCGCCAATCCACACCGAGGATCTGGATTTAGAGGAACTTGAGTTGCTGCAGCAGCCATCGGAACCTTTAGGAGCTCAGTAG
- the LOC107888928 gene encoding probable histone-arginine methyltransferase 1.3 isoform X3 — protein MGDSTGHKHKHLEFTLAAVSELSSSSSVSSSSTPVIARFSADDGVAALRFHQGSEFIDGFNVDLGTSQLFKLGPLQSLCVSESADTNKEGVSIRFRNEEESRDFHSAFEQWQMESKGTHLPNGDISVSKSKFDNKIEPSSAKMYFHYYGQLLHQQNMLQDYVRTGTYYAAVIENRVDFTGCVVVDVGAGSGILSLFAAQAGAKHVYAVEASEMADYARKLITGNPTLGQRITVIKGKVEEAELPEKADILISEPMGTLLVNERMLESYIIARDRFLVPNGKMFPSTGRIHMAPFSDEYLFVEIANKALFWQQQNYYGVDLTPLYGSAFQGYFSQPVVDAFDPRLLVCPPMCHVLNFNEIKEEDLYEIDIPLKFTASVGTRVHGLACWFDVLFNGSCFIDSTVQRWLTTAPGAPTTHWYQIRCVLSQPIYVMAGQEITGQLHMIAHNAQSYTIYLTLSAKMWGPGAEQGGIIQTSSCKLDLKEPYYRMSQPQPYTMAQDQQPHQLLQAEDIPPIHTEDLDLEELELLQQPSEPLGAQ, from the exons ATGGGGGATTCAACTGGGCATAAACACAAACACTTGGAGTTCACATTGGCGGCTGTTTCTGAACTGTCTTCCTCTTCATcggtttcttcttcttcaacacCGGTGATTGCTCGATTCAGTGCTGATGATGGAGTTGCCGCGCTTCGGTTTCATCAAGGTTCGGAATTTATTGACGGGTTCAATGTCGATCTTGGAACCTCTCAG CTCTTCAAGTTGGGACCTCTTCAATCACTTTGTGTCTCAGAGAGTGCTGATACCAATAAAGAG GGAGTCTCCATCCGGTTTAGAAATGAGGAGGAGAGCAGGGACTTCCATTCTGCATTCGAACAATGGCAGATGGAAAGCAAAG GAACACATTTGCCTAATGGAGACATTTCTGTTTCTAAGAGCAAGTTCGATAATAAAATTGAGCCATCTTCTGCTAAAATGTACTTCCATTATTATGGACAATTGCTACATCAACAGAATATGTTACAAGATTATGTGAGAACAG GAACCTATTATGCTGCTGTAATTGAGAACCGAGTGGATTTTACAGGTTGTGTGGTGGTTGATGTTGGTGCAGGCAGTGGTATTTTGTCATTATTTGCTGCTCAG GCTGGTGCAAAGCATGTTTATGCTGTTGAAGCTTCTGAAATGGCAGATTATGCTCGTAAACTTATCACTGGGAACCCGACATTAGGTCAACGAATTACT GTAATTAAAGGCAAAGTTGAGGAAGCTGAGTTGCCGGAGAAAGCGGATATTCTCATCTCTGAACCAATGG GCACCTTATTAGTTAATGAGAGAATGTTGGAATCCTATATAATTGCAAGAGATCGGTTCCTTGTACCTAATGGGAAAATGTTTCCTTCGACTGGAAG GATACATATGGCTCCTTTCAGTGATGAATATTTATTTGTTGAAATTGCAAATAAG GCTCTTTTCTGGCAGCAGCAAAATTATTATGGTGTGGATCTGACACCGTTATATGGGTCTGCATTCCAGGGATATTTTTCTCAG CCTGTGGTGGACGCTTTCGATCCGAGATTATTGGTGTGTCCTCCCATGTGCCATGTTCTCAACTTCAATGAAATAAAG GAAGAGGACTTGTATGAAATAGATATCCCGTTGAAATTCACAGCATCTGTCGGGACTAGAGTCCACGGGTTGGCCTGTTGGTTCGATGTTCTGTTCAATGGAAG CTGCTTTATTGACAGTACCGTGCAAAGATGGCTTACGACCGCCCCCGGTGCACCTACAACACACTGGTACCAGATACGATGTGTCCTCTCACAGCCGATTTACGTTATGGCCGGGCAAGAAATAACAGGCCAACTTCATATGATTGCCCATAATGCTCAAAGTTATACCATATACCTAACATTGTCAG CTAAAATGTGGGGTCCCGGGGCAGAACAAGGAGGAATTATTCAGACATCATCTTGCAAACTCGATCTCAAGGAGCCATATTACCGTATGTCACAGCCGCAACCCTACACAATGGCACAAGACCAGCAACCACATCAGTTACTACAGGCTGAG GATATACCGCCAATCCACACCGAGGATCTGGATTTAGAGGAACTTGAGTTGCTGCAGCAGCCATCGGAACCTTTAGGAGCTCAGTAG
- the LOC107888930 gene encoding kinesin-13A-like isoform X1, with the protein MGGQMQQSNAAAAALYDHAGGGGGGSLHNAGPAGGDAGDAVMARWLQSAGLQHLASPLASSGIDQRLLPNLLMQGYGAQSAEEKQRLFKLMRNLNFSGEPGSEPYTPTAQSLGGPGTSDGFYSPEFRGDFGAGLLDLHAMDDTELLSEHVISEPFEPSPFMPSLNKEFEDELNVTTNRQQKEISDADASASLISANEKEMSARENNVAKIKVVVRKRPLNKKEISRKEDDIVTVSENALTVHEPKLKVDLTAYVEKHEFCFDAVLDEHVTNDEVYRETVEPIIPIIFQRTKATCFAYGQTGSGKTFTMQPLPLRAAKDLVRYLHQPVYRNQRFKLWLSYFEIYGGKLFDLLSDRKKLCMREDGRQQVCIVGLQEFEVSDVQIVKEYIERGNAARSTGSTGANEESSRSHAILQLVIKKHPEIKESKRRNDGDESKPGKVVGKISFIDLAGSERGADTTDNDRQTRIEGAEINKSLLALKECIRALDNDQIHIPFRGSKLTEVLRDSFVGNSRTVMISCISPNAGSCEHTLNTLRYADRVKSLSKSGNPKKEQAVNSFQPSNKDASSASSLLPTAVVEDIYERQPEVKVVDTGRRVAEKDVYTTDFDKQPSTFSSGYPFNGREESGKASGPTDRERFEVNSNYGGSSSQRVYSSNSQNSADTEEKVPKVSPPRRKATREEKLEKTRNWAKKDGGGSDSYASNSRQVNAVNNNETNTIGHRQYDPEEKQEKTRNWAKKDGGSDFSASNLRQVNAVNNNETNTVGSRQYDPEEKPEKTRNWAKKDGGGSDSSASNSRPVNAVNNNETNTIGYRQYDPEPPTDANINAILEEEEALIAAHRKEIEDTMEIVREEMKLLAEVEQPGSHIDNYVTQLSFVLSRKAASLVSLQARLARFQHRLKEQEILSRKRVPR; encoded by the exons ATGGGTGGCCAGATGCAGCAAAGCAATGCTGCAGCGGCGGCGCTTTACGATCACGCCGGCGGAGGTGGCGGTGGGTCCTTGCACAATGCGGGTCCTGCCGGCGGCGATGCTGGTGATGCCGTTATGGCGCGGTGGTTGCAGTCTGCTGGATTGCAACATCTGGCCTCTCCGTTGGCATCTAGCGGCATCGACCAACGCCTCCTTCCCAATCTCCTCATGCAG GGTTACGGAGCTCAATCTGCAGAAGAGAAGCAGAGGCTTTTTAAATTAATGAGGAACCTCAATTTTAGTGGAGAACCTGGGTCAGAGCCGTATACACCAACTGCCCAAAGTTTGGGAGGGCCGGGTACATCTGATGGTTTTTATTCTCCAGAGTTTAGGGGTGATTTTGGAGCTGGGCTTCTTGATCTCCACGCTATGGATGATACAGAGCTTCTTTCCGAG CATGTTATCTCAGAACCTTTTGAGCCATCACCATTCATGCCTAGTTTGAAtaaagaatttgaagatgaactTAATGTAACAACTAATCGGCAGCAAAAGGAGATAAGTGATGCAGATGCCTCAGCTTCATTAATTTCTGCCAATGAAAAAGAGATGAGTGCAAGGGAAAATAATGTTGCTAAGATTAAAGTTGTG GTCCGCAAAAGACCATTAAACAAGAAGGAGATTTCTCGGAAGGAGGATGATATAGTAACTGTCAGTGAGAATGCTTTAACTGTCCATGAACCAAAGCTAAAG GTGGACTTGACAGCGTATGTAGAAAAACATGAGTTCTGTTTTGATGCTGTTCTGGATGAGCATGTTACAAATGACGAG GTTTATCGGGAAACTGTTGAGCCGATTATTCCCATCATCTTTCAGCGAACAAAAGCCACTTGTTTTGCATATGGTCAAACAG GTAGTGGTAAGACGTTCACAATGCAACCGTTGCCTCTCAGAGCAGCAAAAGATCTTGTTAGATATTTGCATCAGCCAGTTTATCGGAATCAGAGATTTAAATTGTGGCTTAGCTATTTTGAGATATATGGTGGAAAACTCTTCGACCTTCTGAGTGATAGAAA GAAACTTTGTATGAGAGAAGATGGGAGACAACAAGTCTGCATTGTTGGATTGCAAGAATTTGAGGTGTCAGACGTGCAAATTGTGAAGGAATACATTGAGAGAGGAAATGCCGCTAGAAGCACAGGATCTACTGGTGCAAATGAGGAATCTTCAAGGTCACATGCAATTTTACAGCTTGTCATCAAGAAGCACCCAGAGATAAAGGAGTCCAAGCGGAGAAATGATGGGGATGAGTCAAAACCTGGGAAGGTTGTAGGAAAGATTTCTTTTATTGATCTTGCTGGCAGCGAAAGAGGTGCTGATACCACTGACAATGACCGGCAAACTAG GATTGAAGGTGCTGAAATAAATAAAAGCCTTTTGGCTCTTAAGGAGTGCATTCGTGCGCTAGACAATGACCAGATCCATATACCTTTCCGTGGGAGCAAACTCACTGAAGTACTTCGTGACTCCTTTGTTGGCAATTCAAGGACAGTTATGATCTCCTGTATTTCTCCAAATGCAGGATCATGTGAACATACTCTCAATACTCTGAGATATGCTGATAG GGTTAAGAGTCTTTCCAAAAGTGGTAATCCAAAAAAAGAGCAGGCGGTAAATTCTTTTCAACCAAGTAATAAGGATGCTTCTTCAGCATCGTCTCTGTTACCTACTGCTGTTGTAGAAGATATTTATGAGCGACAACCGGAAGTAAAAGTTGTTGATACTGGTCGAAGGGTAGCAGAGAAAGATGTTTATACTACAGACTTTGACAAACAGCCCTCTACTTTTTCGTCAGGTTACCCTTTCAATGGGAGGGAGGAAAGTGGAAAGGCTTCTGGCCCAACGGATAGGGAGAGATTTGAAGTGAATAGTAATTATGGTGGTTCTTCGAGCCAAAGAGTTTATTCATCAAATTCTCAAAATTCAGCTGATACAGAAGAGAAAGTGCCAAAGGTGTCACCACCTCGTAGAAAAGCAACTAGAGAAGAAAAACTGGAAAAGACAAGGAATTGGGCAAAGAAAGACGGAGGAGGATCTGATTCGTATGCTTCAAACTCGAGGCAGGTGAATGCTGTTAATAATAACGAAACTAATACCATTGGACATAGACAATATGATCCAGAAGAAAAACAGGAAAAGACGAGGAATTGGGCCAAAAAAGATGGAGGATCCGATTTTTCTGCTTCAAACTTGAGGCAGGTGAATGctgttaataataatgaaactAATACCGTCGGAAGTAGACAATATGATCCAGAAGAAAAACCGGAAAAGACGAGGAATTGGGCCAAGAAAGACGGAGGAGGATCTGATTCGTCTGCTTCAAACTCGAGGCCGGTGAATGCTGTTAATAATAACGAAACTAATACCATTGGATATAGACAATATGATCCAGAGCCTCCCACTGATGCGAATATCAATGCAATACTTGAG GAGGAAGAGGCTCTAATTGCTGctcacagaaaagaaattgaggACACAATGGAGATTGTTCGTGAA GAAATGAAGCTTCTGGCTGAGGTGGAACAACCAGGCAGCCACATTGACAATTATGTGACCCAGCTGAGCTTCGTTCTTTCACGCAAGGCTGCTAGTCTGGTGAGTCTTCAAGCTCGCCTTGCCCGGTTCCAGCATCGACTGAAAGAGCAGGAGATACTGAGTCGGAAAAGAGTTCCTCGTTGA
- the LOC107888930 gene encoding kinesin-13A-like (The RefSeq protein has 4 substitutions compared to this genomic sequence) — protein sequence MGGQMQQSNAAAAALYDHAGGGGGGSLHNAGPAGGDAGDAVMARWLQSAGLQHLASPLASSGIDQRLLPNLLMQGYGAQSAEEKQRLFKLMRNLNFSGEPGSEPYTPTAQSLGGPGTSDGFYSPEFRGDFGAGLLDLHAMDDTELLSEHVISEPFEPSPFMPSLNKEFEDELNVTTNRQQKEISDADASASLISANEKEMSARENNVAKIKVVVRKRPLNKKEISRKEDDIVTVSENVLTVHEPKLKVDLTAYVEKHEFCFDAVLDEHVTNDEVYRETVEPIIPIIFQRTKATCFAYGQTGSGKTFTMQPLPLRAAKDLVRYLHQPVYRNQRFKLWLSYFEIYGGKLFDLLSDRKKLCMREDGRQQVCIVGLQEFEVSDVQIVKEYIERGNAARSTGSTGANEESSRSHAILQLVIKKHPEIKESKRRNDGDESKPGKVVGKISFIDLAGSERGADTTDNDRQTRIEGAEINKSLLALKECVRALDNDQIHIPFRGSKLTEVLRDSFVGNSRTVMISCISPNAGSCEHTLNTLRYADRVKSLSKSGNPKKEQAVNSFQPSNKDASSASSLLPTAVVEDIYERQPEVKVVDTGRRVAEKDVYTTDFDKQPSTFSSGYPFNGREESGKAFGPTDRERFEVNSNYGGSSSQRVYSSNSQNSADTEEKVPKVSPPRRKATREEKLEKTRNWAKKDGGGSDSYASNSRQVNAVNNNETNTIGHRQYDPEEKQEKTRNWAKKDGGSDFSASNLRQVNAVNNNETNTVGSRQYDPEEKPEKTRNWAKKDGGGSDSSASNSRPVNAVNNNETNTIGYRQYDPEPPTDANINAILEEEEALIAAHRKEIEDTMEIVREEMKLLAEVEQPGSHIDNYVTQLSFVPSRKAASLVSLQARLARFQHRLKEQEILSRKRVPR from the exons ATGGGTGGCCAGATGCAGCAAAGCAATGCTGCAGCGGCGGCGCTTTACGATCACGCCGGCGGAGGTGGCGGTGGGTCCTTGCACAATGCGGGTCCTGCCGGCGGCGATGCTGGTGATGCCGTTATGGCGCGGTGGTTGCAGTCTGCTGGATTGCAACATCTGGCCTCTCCGTTGGCATCTAGCGGCATCGACCAACGCCTCCTTCCCAATCTCCTCATGCAG GGTTACGGAGCTCAATCTGCAGAAGAGAAGCAGAGGCTTTTTAAATTAATGAGGAACCTCAATTTTAGTGGAGAACCTGGGTCAGAGCCGTATACACCAACTGCCCAAAGTTTGGGAGGGCCGGGTACATCTGATGGTTTTTATTCTCCAGAGTTTAGGGGTGATTTTGGAGCTGGGCTTCTTGATCTCCACGCTATGGATGATACAGAGCTTCTTTCCGAG CATGTTATCTCAGAACCTTTTGAGCCATCACCATTCATGCCTAGTTTGAAtaaagaatttgaagatgaactTAATGTAACAACTAATCGGCAGCAAAAGGAGATAAGTGATGCAGATGCCTCAGCTTCATTAATTTCTGCCAATGAAAAAGAGATGAGTGCAAGGGAAAATAATGTTGCTAAGATTAAAGTTGTG GTCCGCAAAAGACCATTAAACAAGAAGGAGATTTCTCGGAAGGAGGATGATATAGTAACTGTCAGTGAGAATGCTTTAACTGTCCATGAACCAAAGCTAAAG GTGGACTTGACAGCGTATGTAGAAAAACATGAGTTCTGTTTTGATGCTGTTCTGGATGAGCATGTTACAAATGACGAG GTTTATCGGGAAACTGTTGAGCCGATTATTCCCATCATCTTTCAGCGAACAAAAGCCACTTGTTTTGCATATGGTCAAACAG GTAGTGGTAAGACGTTCACAATGCAACCGTTGCCTCTCAGAGCAGCAAAAGATCTTGTTAGATATTTGCATCAGCCAGTTTATCGGAATCAGAGATTTAAATTGTGGCTTAGCTATTTTGAGATATATGGTGGAAAACTCTTCGACCTTCTGAGTGATAGAAA GAAACTTTGTATGAGAGAAGATGGGAGACAACAAGTCTGCATTGTTGGATTGCAAGAATTTGAGGTGTCAGACGTGCAAATTGTGAAGGAATACATTGAGAGAGGAAATGCCGCTAGAAGCACAGGATCTACTGGTGCAAATGAGGAATCTTCAAGGTCACATGCAATTTTACAGCTTGTCATCAAGAAGCACCCAGAGATAAAGGAGTCCAAGCGGAGAAATGATGGGGATGAGTCAAAACCTGGGAAGGTTGTAGGAAAGATTTCTTTTATTGATCTTGCTGGCAGCGAAAGAGGTGCTGATACCACTGACAATGACCGGCAAACTAG GATTGAAGGTGCTGAAATAAATAAAAGCCTTTTGGCTCTTAAGGAGTGCATTCGTGCGCTAGACAATGACCAGATCCATATACCTTTCCGTGGGAGCAAACTCACTGAAGTACTTCGTGACTCCTTTGTTGGCAATTCAAGGACAGTTATGATCTCCTGTATTTCTCCAAATGCAGGATCATGTGAACATACTCTCAATACTCTGAGATATGCTGATAG GGTTAAGAGTCTTTCCAAAAGTGGTAATCCAAAAAAAGAGCAGGCGGTAAATTCTTTTCAACCAAGTAATAAGGATGCTTCTTCAGCATCGTCTCTGTTACCTACTGCTGTTGTAGAAGATATTTATGAGCGACAACCGGAAGTAAAAGTTGTTGATACTGGTCGAAGGGTAGCAGAGAAAGATGTTTATACTACAGACTTTGACAAACAGCCCTCTACTTTTTCGTCAGGTTACCCTTTCAATGGGAGGGAGGAAAGTGGAAAGGCTTCTGGCCCAACGGATAGGGAGAGATTTGAAGTGAATAGTAATTATGGTGGTTCTTCGAGCCAAAGAGTTTATTCATCAAATTCTCAAAATTCAGCTGATACAGAAGAGAAAGTGCCAAAGGTGTCACCACCTCGTAGAAAAGCAACTAGAGAAGAAAAACTGGAAAAGACAAGGAATTGGGCAAAGAAAGACGGAGGAGGATCTGATTCGTATGCTTCAAACTCGAGGCAGGTGAATGCTGTTAATAATAACGAAACTAATACCATTGGACATAGACAATATGATCCAGAAGAAAAACAGGAAAAGACGAGGAATTGGGCCAAAAAAGATGGAGGATCCGATTTTTCTGCTTCAAACTTGAGGCAGGTGAATGctgttaataataatgaaactAATACCGTCGGAAGTAGACAATATGATCCAGAAGAAAAACCGGAAAAGACGAGGAATTGGGCCAAGAAAGACGGAGGAGGATCTGATTCGTCTGCTTCAAACTCGAGGCCGGTGAATGCTGTTAATAATAACGAAACTAATACCATTGGATATAGACAATATGATCCAGAGCCTCCCACTGATGCGAATATCAATGCAATACTTGAG GAGGAAGAGGCTCTAATTGCTGctcacagaaaagaaattgaggACACAATGGAGATTGTTCGTGAA GAAATGAAGCTTCTGGCTGAGGTGGAACAACCAGGCAGCCACATTGACAATTATGTGACCCAGCTGAGCTTCGTTCTTTCACGCAAGGCTGCTAGTCTGGTGAGTCTTCAAGCTCGCCTTGCCCGGTTCCAGCATCGACTGAAAGAGCAGGAGATACTGAGTCGGAAAAGAGTTCCTCGTTGA